In Lates calcarifer isolate ASB-BC8 linkage group LG21, TLL_Latcal_v3, whole genome shotgun sequence, a single window of DNA contains:
- the LOC108900344 gene encoding zona pellucida sperm-binding protein 3: MEKGLLVTMGFRQLIAFGFVLVCVRLSDARFLTMRVPTYWGVEEQKPAETEAGPAAEPERGHSRTSVQQAGRLQLKHTQPAGKPLSWRYPADPVDPVTKPPVKFELQQPVMTNRVAVRCGESKLQVEVSQDLLGRGKLIKPEELTLGGCSATDIDDLSHVLIFESELHVCSSTLVMTEDAFIYAFTLVYKPQVSGRSDIIRSQSTVIGVECHYPR, from the exons ATGGAAAAGGGTCTGTTGGTAACAATGGGGTTCAGGCAGCTTATTGCGTTTGGCTTTGTGCTCGTGTGTGTGAGGCTTAGTGATGCTCGATTCCTCACTATGAGAGTGCCAACTTACTGGGGGGTCGAGGAGCAGAAGCCTGCAGAGACTGAAGCAGGGCCAGCAGCAGAACCTGAGAGAGGCCACTCCAGGACGTCTGTTCAACAAGCTGGCAGACTCCAGCTAAAGCACACCCAGCCAGCAGGCAAACCGCTCTCCTGGAGATATCCAGCAGATCCAGTGGATCCAGTGACAAAGCCTCCTGTCAAGTTTGAACTGCAGCAGCCAGTGATGACCAACCGTGTTGCTGTTAGGTGTGGGGAGAGTAAACTCCAGGTGGAAGTGAGTCAGGACCTGCTGGGCCGCGGCAAGCTGATAAAACCAGAGGAGCTTACACTCGGTGGTTGTTCAGCCACTGACATTGATGATTTGTCTCATGTGCTTATCTTTGAATCTGAGCTGCATGTCTGTAGCAGCACACTTGTG ATGACAGAGGATGCCTTCATTTATGCCTTTACACTGGTCTACAAACCCCAAGTATCTGGCAGAAGTGACATTATCAGGAGCCAGAGCACTGTTATTGGAGTGGAGTGCCACTACCCGAGGTGA
- the LOC108900334 gene encoding aldehyde dehydrogenase family 3 member A2 has translation MSREQLAVQRARKSFQTGNTKPLEYRIHQLNSLLRFITERRRDIADAVKRDLGKSEHGTELFETLGLEGEIKLAIEKLAEWAAPRPVEKNLLTISDEVYVQPEPLGVVLIIGAWNYPWAVTLQPLVGAIAAGNAAVIKPSEVSSHSAKAMEDLLPQYLDKDLYPVVTGGVAETQELLKQRFDHIFYTGSSTVGKLVMEAAARHLTPVTLELGGKSPCYIDKNCDITVACRRVTWGKFVNCGQTCIAPDYVLCEPSIQSRVVEEIKKNIKEFYTDNPKTFEDYGRIVNQRHFKRVMSLMEGSTVAVGGDSDESQCYIAPTVLKDVTGESKVMKEEIFGPLLPIITVSGVDEAIQFINEREKPLVIYVFSHNKKLIKRVIAETSSGALLANDCLVHFTVSALPFGGVGNSGMGCYHGRHSFDQLSHLRSCLIKQLKMEGVNSMRYPPHTAKKLGWARFLLLKQVNVCRLRRMALLAMLAGLAAFVVQRFLR, from the exons ATGTCCCGGGAACAGCTCGCTGTGCAACGGGCCAGAAAGTCTTTCCAGACAGGAAACACCAAGCCTCTGGAGTACAGGATTCACCAGCTGAACAGTCTGCTCCGCTTCATcacagagagacggagggaCATCGCAGATGCTGTTAAAAGGGACCTCGGCAAG AGTGAACATGGGACGGAGCTGTTTGAGACTCTGGGACTGGAGGGAGAGATCAAGCTGGCTATAGAGAAGCTGGCAGAGTGGGCAGCTCCTCGGCCGGTTGAGAAGAACCTCCTCACCATATCAGATGAGGTTTATGTTCAGCCAGAGCCCCTGGGAGTGGTCCTCATTATTGGAGCCTGGAACTACCCCTGGGCTGTCACACTCCAGCCACTGGTTGGCGCTATCGCTGCAG GTAATGCAGCTGTAATAAAGCCATCTGAAGTCAGCTCACACTCTGCCAAGGCCATGGAGGACCTTCTCCCTCAGTATCTAGACAAA GATCTGTACCCGGTAGTGACAGGTGGAGTGGCAGAGACCCAGGAGCTGCTGAAGCAGAGATTTGACCACATTTTCTACACAGGCAGCAGCACTGTTGGTAAACTGGTGATGGAGGCTGCTGCTCGCCACCTCACCCCAGTGACCCTGGAACTGGGAGGGAAGAGTCCCTGCTACATCGACAagaactgtgacatcactgttgcaTGTCG GCGCGTCACGTGGGGAAAATTTGTCAACTGTGGTCAGACGTGCATTGCTCCAGACTATGTTCTATGTGAACCCTCCATCCAGAGCAGAGTAGTGGAGGAGATCAAGAAGAACATCAAG GAATTTTACACAGATAATCCAAAGACATTTGAGGATTATGGACGGATTGTCAACCAGCGACACTTTAAGAGGGTCATGTCTCTGATGGAGGGGAGCACAGTTGCTGTTGGTGGAGACAGTGATGAATCCCAGTGCTACATAG CCCCGACTGTGTTGAAAGATGTTACAGGGGAATCTAAAGTGATGAAGGAGGAGATCTTTGGGCCTCTGCTGCCCATCATCACAGTGAGCGGTGTAGATGAGGCCATCCAGTTTattaatgagagagagaaaccgcTGGTTATCTATGTCTTCTCCCATAACAAGAAG CTGATCAAAAGGGTAATAGCTGAGACATCCAGCGGAGCTCTGCTGGCTAATGACTGTCTGGTCCATTTTACTGTCAGCGCTCTGCCCTTTGGAGGAGTTg GTAACAGTGGTATGGGCTGCTACCATGGCCGGCACAGCTTCGATCAGCTCAGCCACCTGCGGAGCTGCCTGATCAAACAGCTGAAGATGGAGGGAGTGAACAGCATGCGTTACCCGCCACACACTGCCAAGAAACTGGGCTGGGCTCGATTCCTTCTGCTTAAGCAGGTCAATGTGTGCAGGCTGCGCCGCATGGCACTGCTGGCCATGTTGGCTGGCTTGGCAGCATTTGTGGTGCAG AGGTTCCTGAGATGA
- the LOC108900322 gene encoding aldehyde dehydrogenase, dimeric NADP-preferring: MERQVVQRAREAYLSGRTRPLEFRLQQLHALQRMITEKETEISTALKQDINRSQYDTPLLELVGIENEIKLAIEKLAEWAAPRSVERNLLTISDEVYVQPEPLGVVLIIGAWNYPWAVTLQPLVGAIAAGNAAVVKPSELSEYSSLLLRALLPRYLDKDLYPVVTGGVSETQELLRLRFDHVFYTGSSTVGKLVMEAAARHLTPVTLELGGKSPCYIDKNCDIRIACRRITWGKFVNCGQTCIAPDYILCEPCIQGQVVECIRQTLLEFYGADPKCSPDYGRIINQRHFSRVMSLMEGYTPVVGGQSDASQCYIAPTVLKDVPPHSRLMQEEIFGPLLPIVTVSDMDDAIRFINEREKPLAMYIFCSDKKATKRMIEETTSGGVTVNDVMMHYTLSSLPFGGVGQSGMGCYHGKHTFDQLSHHRACLVRSLGMESVNLARYPPQDRRRARRVRMALKSPLIDMSKRTFIWAVTATVIGFGLFITLLVILLIAAGLNCTCWYWRGFYNYF, encoded by the exons ATGGAGAGGCAGGTGGTGCAGCGGGCCAGAGAGGCCTACCTGAGCGGCAGGACCCGGCCTCTGGAGTTCAGGTTGCAGCAGCTTCATGCCCTGCAGAggatgatcacagagaaagagactgagatTTCCACTGCTCTCAAACAGGACATCAACAgg AGCCAGTACGACACACCGCTCCTGGAGCTGGTTGGCATTGAGAATGAGATCAAGCTGGCTATAGAGAAGCTGGCAGAGTGGGCAGCTCCTCGCTCTGTGGAGAGGAACCTCCTCACTATATCAGATGAGGTTTATGTTCAGCCAGAGCCCCTGGGAGTGGTCCTCATTATTGGAGCCTGGAACTACCCCTGGGCTGTCACACTCCAGCCACTGGTTGGTGCTATCGCTGCAG gcaaCGCAGCTGTGGTGAAGCCGTCAGAGCTCAGCGAGtattcctccctcctcctccggGCGCTGTTGCCTCGCTATCTGGACAAG gaCCTTTACCCGGTAGTGACAGGTGGAGTGTCAGAGACCCAGGAGCTGCTGAGGCTGAGGTTTGACCATGTATTCTACACAGGCAGCAGCACTGTTGGTAAACTGGTGATGGAGGCTGCTGCTCGCCACCTCACCCCAGTGACCCTGGAACTGGGAGGGAAGAGTCCCTGCTACATCGACAAGAACTGTGACATCAGAATCGCTTGCCG TCGTATCACTTGGGGAAAGTTTGTCAACTGTGGTCAGACGTGCATCGCTCCAGACTACATCCTGTGTGAACCCTGCATCCAGGGCCAAGTAGTGGAATGCATCCGACAAACTCTGCTG GAGTTTTATGGAGCCGATCCTAAATGCTCGCCGGACTACGGCCGAATCATCAACCAGCGTCACTTCAGCAGAGTCATGAGTCTGATGGAAGGTTACACTCCTGTGGTAGGAGGACAAAGTGATGCCTCACAGTGCTACATTG CCCCGACAGTGCTGAAGGATGTGCCCCCCCACTCCAGACTGATGCAGGAGGAGATCTTCGGCCCTCTGCTGCCCATAGTGACTGTGAGTGACATGGATGATGCCATTCGCTTCatcaatgagagagagaaacctctGGCGATGTACATCTTCTGCAGCGATAAGAAG GCTACAAAAAGGATGATTGAGGAGACCACAAGCGGAGGAGTGACGGTCAATGATGTGATGATGCACTACACACTCAGCTCTCTCCCGTTTGGTGGTGTTG GTCAGAGTGGAATGGGCTGTTACCATGGCAAACACACCTTTGACCAGCTGAGCCACCACAGGGCATGTCTGGTCCGCTCTCTGGGCATGGAGAGCGTTAACCTGGCCCGGTACCCTCCTCAGGACCGCCGGCGGGCACGTAGGGTTCGAATGGCCCTCAAGTCACCCCTGATCGACATGTCCAAGAGGACATTCATCTGGGCTGTTACTGCCACTGTCATCGGCTTCGGTCTGTTCATCACCCTCCTGGTCATCCTGCTCATAGCTGCAGGACTCAACTGTACCTGCTGGTACTGGAGAGGGTTTTATAACTATTTCTAA